A single genomic interval of Noviherbaspirillum cavernae harbors:
- the carA gene encoding glutamine-hydrolyzing carbamoyl-phosphate synthase small subunit yields MLPFFSGSTPPAVLALADGSLFTGMSIGASGRTVGEVVFNTAMTGYQEILTDPSYSRQLVTLTYPHIGNVGVNAEDVEAGRVHAAGLIIRDLPALVSNFRATQSLSQYLQAQNVVAIAGIDTRRLTRLLREKGAQSGAIVAGDGADADEALALARSFGGLAGMDLAKVVSTPVAYEWSETEWTLGAGHGRQEAAQYHVVAFDYGVKRNILRMLAARGCRITVLPAQASAADAIALQPDGIFLANGPGDPEPCDYAIAATKELIERGYPTFGICLGHQIMALASGARTLKMKFGHHGANHPVQDLDTKQVMITSQNHGFAVDASTLPANCRVTHVSLFDGSLQGFARTDRPAFCFQGHPEASPGPHDVAPLFDRFVAMMETKKHA; encoded by the coding sequence TTGCTGCCATTTTTCTCTGGCTCCACCCCTCCGGCCGTGCTCGCCTTGGCGGACGGTTCGCTTTTCACCGGCATGTCGATCGGCGCCTCCGGGCGGACGGTGGGGGAAGTGGTGTTCAACACGGCGATGACGGGCTATCAGGAGATCCTGACGGATCCGAGCTACAGCCGCCAGCTGGTGACGCTGACGTACCCGCACATCGGCAACGTCGGGGTCAATGCGGAAGACGTGGAGGCGGGCCGGGTGCACGCGGCCGGGCTGATCATTCGCGACCTGCCGGCGCTGGTGTCGAACTTCCGCGCCACGCAGAGTCTGTCGCAGTACCTGCAGGCGCAGAACGTGGTGGCGATCGCCGGCATCGACACGCGGCGGCTGACGCGCCTGCTGCGCGAGAAGGGCGCCCAGAGCGGCGCGATCGTGGCCGGCGACGGTGCCGATGCCGACGAGGCGCTGGCGCTGGCGCGCTCGTTCGGCGGGCTGGCCGGGATGGACTTGGCGAAGGTCGTGTCGACCCCGGTCGCCTACGAATGGAGCGAGACCGAATGGACGCTGGGCGCAGGCCATGGCCGGCAGGAGGCGGCGCAGTACCACGTGGTCGCGTTCGACTACGGCGTCAAGCGCAACATCCTGCGCATGCTCGCCGCACGCGGCTGCCGGATCACGGTGCTGCCGGCGCAGGCCTCGGCGGCCGACGCCATCGCGCTGCAGCCGGACGGCATCTTCCTCGCCAACGGCCCGGGCGACCCGGAGCCGTGCGACTACGCCATTGCCGCCACGAAGGAGCTGATCGAGCGCGGCTACCCCACCTTCGGCATCTGTCTCGGCCACCAAATCATGGCGCTGGCCTCGGGCGCAAGGACGCTCAAGATGAAGTTCGGTCACCACGGCGCGAACCACCCGGTGCAGGACCTCGACACCAAACAGGTGATGATCACCTCGCAGAACCACGGCTTCGCGGTCGACGCATCGACCCTGCCAGCCAACTGCCGCGTCACCCATGTGTCGCTGTTCGACGGCTCGCTGCAGGGTTTCGCCCGCACCGACCGCCCCGCCTTCTGCTTCCAGGGACACCCGGAAGCCTCGCCCGGTCCGCACGACGTGGCCCCCCTGTTCGATCGCTTCGTGGCGATGATGGAGACCAAGAAACATGCCTAA
- the yhbY gene encoding ribosome assembly RNA-binding protein YhbY, translating into MLKLTPAERSALRSEAHALNPVVMIGEAGLTPAVLKEIDASLNAHGLIKVRVFGDEREARIEIYETICDKLEAEPIQHIGKLLVLYRPKKEEPKERSGKKGKGLREVTIVKPSPSGTKRPTVTKVLLKGNERVTAGGSIKRAKPRQASSKKSALGRSR; encoded by the coding sequence ATGTTGAAACTCACTCCCGCCGAGCGCAGTGCGCTCCGCTCAGAAGCACATGCGCTGAATCCGGTCGTGATGATCGGCGAAGCCGGCCTGACGCCCGCCGTGCTCAAGGAAATCGATGCAAGCCTGAATGCCCACGGTTTGATCAAGGTTCGCGTCTTCGGTGATGAGCGCGAAGCGCGTATCGAAATTTACGAAACCATTTGCGACAAACTCGAGGCTGAACCGATACAGCACATCGGCAAGCTTTTGGTCCTGTACAGACCCAAAAAGGAAGAACCCAAGGAACGCAGCGGAAAAAAGGGAAAAGGTCTGCGTGAAGTGACCATCGTCAAACCAAGCCCCAGTGGCACCAAGCGTCCTACCGTGACCAAAGTGCTTCTCAAAGGCAATGAACGCGTCACGGCTGGCGGCTCGATCAAGCGCGCAAAACCCCGTCAAGCCAGCAGCAAGAAATCCGCCTTGGGCAGAAGCCGCTGA
- a CDS encoding RlmE family RNA methyltransferase, translating to MAKNKLNKNWLHDHINDPYVKLAQKEGYRARAVYKLKEIDESEKLIRPGQVIVDLGCTPGSWAQYARNKLAGKEGGGIHGTIIGLDMLPMEPIADVHFIQGDFREESILHQLEDVLEGRKVDVVLSDMAPNLSGVAITDAARVEHIIDLAIEFAQAHMKPSGALLVKCFNGSGYTQLLEKFRQEFKIVVSKKPKASRDKSSEVFLLGKILKNPA from the coding sequence ATGGCAAAGAACAAATTAAACAAAAACTGGCTGCACGACCATATCAACGATCCGTACGTGAAGCTGGCGCAGAAAGAAGGCTATCGAGCCAGGGCCGTCTATAAGTTGAAAGAGATCGACGAGAGCGAAAAACTGATCAGACCTGGTCAGGTGATTGTCGATCTGGGCTGCACTCCTGGAAGCTGGGCGCAATATGCCCGCAACAAGCTGGCAGGAAAAGAGGGCGGGGGAATCCATGGCACCATCATCGGACTGGACATGCTTCCCATGGAGCCGATCGCCGATGTGCATTTCATCCAGGGCGACTTTCGTGAAGAGTCCATATTGCACCAGTTGGAAGACGTGCTGGAGGGGCGAAAAGTGGATGTGGTCCTCTCCGACATGGCTCCGAATCTGTCGGGCGTTGCGATCACCGATGCCGCCCGCGTCGAACATATCATTGATCTGGCGATTGAATTTGCGCAAGCACACATGAAACCTTCCGGAGCGCTCCTCGTCAAATGCTTCAACGGGTCGGGTTACACCCAGCTTCTCGAAAAGTTCAGGCAGGAATTCAAAATTGTCGTTTCGAAGAAGCCCAAAGCCAGCAGGGATAAATCGTCGGAAGTCTTTTTGCTGGGGAAAATACTCAAAAACCCCGCTTAA
- the ftsH gene encoding ATP-dependent zinc metalloprotease FtsH: MNNMFSKAAIWVVIALVLFTVFKQFDGRTLSGGATSVPYSDFLDEVKSKHIKEATIEDRTIVATTQDGKRIKTSVTYLDRGLIGDLVNNGVKFDVKQPEEQSFLSQVFISWFPMLLLIGVWVFFMRQMQGGGKGGAFSFGRSKARMLDEASNTVTFADVAGCDEAKEEVQELVDFLRDPTKFQKLGGRIPRGVLMVGPPGTGKTLLARAIAGEAKVPFFTISGSDFVEMFVGVGASRVRDMFENAKKHSPCIIFIDEIDAVGRHRGAGMGGGNDEREQTLNQLLVEMDGFEANSGVIVIAATNRADVLDKALLRPGRFDRQVMVGLPDIRGREQILYVHMRKVPIAPDVKADILARGTPGFSGADLANLVNEAALFAARRNKRLVEMQDFEDAKDKIVMGPERKSAVMREEERRNTAYHESGHAVVAKLLPKADPVHKVTIMPRGYALGLTWQLPEHDRVNMYKDKMLEEIAILFGGRISEEIFMGQMSTGASNDFERATKLARAMVTRYGMSETLGTMVYEDSEQDAYFGRMTAKTVSEATQQKVDTEIRLILDAQYALSRKLLEEHRGKVEIMAKALLEWETLDAEQVNDIMEGNEPRPPKAGIPPKKSSTDNPSGGVSPNATAPA; this comes from the coding sequence GTGAATAACATGTTTTCCAAAGCCGCCATCTGGGTGGTGATCGCCTTGGTGCTTTTCACTGTCTTTAAGCAATTCGATGGCCGTACACTGTCGGGCGGGGCAACGTCGGTTCCGTACTCGGACTTCTTGGATGAGGTTAAATCCAAACACATCAAGGAAGCGACAATTGAAGACCGTACCATTGTTGCTACCACTCAGGACGGCAAGCGCATAAAGACTTCGGTTACATACCTTGATCGCGGCTTGATCGGCGATCTGGTCAACAACGGCGTCAAATTTGACGTCAAGCAACCTGAAGAACAATCCTTTCTCTCACAGGTATTCATCTCCTGGTTCCCCATGCTGCTGTTGATCGGCGTGTGGGTTTTCTTCATGCGGCAGATGCAGGGCGGCGGGAAGGGCGGCGCATTTTCGTTCGGCCGGTCCAAGGCACGCATGCTCGACGAGGCCAGCAATACCGTCACCTTTGCAGACGTTGCCGGCTGCGATGAGGCCAAGGAAGAAGTACAGGAGTTGGTGGACTTCCTGCGTGATCCGACCAAATTCCAGAAACTCGGCGGCCGCATCCCGCGCGGCGTGCTGATGGTGGGCCCGCCGGGAACGGGTAAAACCCTGCTGGCGCGCGCCATTGCGGGCGAAGCAAAAGTGCCGTTCTTCACGATTTCCGGTTCGGACTTCGTCGAGATGTTCGTCGGCGTGGGTGCTTCGCGCGTGCGCGACATGTTCGAAAATGCGAAGAAACATTCGCCCTGCATCATCTTCATCGATGAAATCGATGCCGTTGGCCGTCATCGCGGCGCGGGCATGGGCGGCGGCAACGACGAGCGCGAACAGACGCTGAACCAGTTGCTGGTCGAGATGGACGGCTTCGAGGCGAATTCCGGTGTGATCGTGATTGCCGCGACCAACCGTGCCGATGTACTCGACAAGGCGTTGCTGCGTCCGGGCCGCTTCGACCGCCAGGTGATGGTCGGTCTGCCGGACATTCGCGGCCGTGAACAGATCCTCTATGTGCATATGCGCAAAGTACCGATCGCGCCGGATGTCAAAGCCGATATTCTCGCTCGCGGCACGCCGGGTTTTTCTGGTGCCGACTTGGCAAATCTGGTCAATGAAGCCGCCTTGTTCGCCGCGCGACGCAACAAACGTCTGGTGGAGATGCAGGACTTCGAGGATGCCAAGGACAAGATCGTGATGGGGCCGGAGCGCAAGTCCGCCGTCATGCGCGAAGAGGAGCGCCGCAATACCGCGTACCACGAATCGGGCCATGCAGTCGTGGCGAAATTGCTGCCGAAAGCCGACCCGGTGCACAAGGTCACCATCATGCCGCGCGGCTATGCACTCGGTTTGACCTGGCAGCTGCCGGAACATGATCGCGTGAACATGTACAAGGACAAGATGCTGGAGGAAATCGCGATCCTGTTCGGCGGACGCATCTCGGAAGAGATCTTCATGGGCCAGATGTCGACCGGCGCATCGAATGACTTCGAGCGTGCGACCAAGCTGGCACGCGCGATGGTGACGCGCTACGGCATGTCCGAGACACTGGGTACGATGGTTTATGAAGACAGTGAGCAGGATGCCTACTTCGGCCGTATGACTGCGAAGACGGTTTCCGAGGCAACGCAGCAAAAGGTGGATACCGAGATCCGGTTGATCCTGGATGCGCAGTATGCGCTGTCGCGCAAATTGCTGGAGGAACACCGCGGCAAGGTCGAGATCATGGCGAAGGCATTGCTTGAGTGGGAAACTCTCGATGCGGAGCAGGTCAATGACATCATGGAAGGAAATGAGCCGCGTCCTCCGAAAGCGGGGATCCCGCCGAAAAAATCTTCCACCGACAATCCATCTGGCGGCGTTTCTCCCAACGCGACTGCGCCGGCATAA
- the carB gene encoding carbamoyl-phosphate synthase large subunit — translation MPKRTDLKSILIIGAGPIIIGQACEFDYSGAQACKALREEGYHVILVNSNPATIMTDPEMADVTYIEPITWQVLERIIAKECPDAILPTMGGQTALNCALDLHRHGVLARYDVELIGASPDAIDKAEDRSRFKEAMTKIGLGSARSGVSHTLEESWAVQKELGFPVIIRPSFTMGGTGGGIAYNPEEFEAICKRGLEASPTSELLIEESLIGWKEFEMEVVRDRADNCIIVCSIENLDPMGVHTGDSITVAPAQTLTDKEYQIMRNASVAVLREIGVDTGGSNVQFAINPQDGRMIVIEMNPRVSRSSALASKATGFPIAKVAAKLAVGFTLDELRNDITGGATPASFEPTIDYVVTKIPRFAFEKFPQADSHLTTQMKSVGEVMAIGRTFQESFQKALRGLEVGVDGMNEKTTDRETIEEELGEPGPERIWYVGDAFAQGFSLEEVHQLTHIDPWFLVQIKEIVDIELWLETQTLDSLDKPTLFRLKQKGFADRRLARLLKTSDTAVRDKRRALGVRPVYKRVDTCAAEFATRTAYMYSTYEEECESQPTGNKKIMVLGGGPNRIGQGIEFDYCCVHAALAMREDGYETIMVNCNPETVSTDYDTSDRLYFEPLTLEDVLEIVDKEHPVGVIVQYGGQTPLKLALDLEANGVPIIGTSPDMIDAAEDRERFQQLLHKLGLRQPPNRTARTEADALRLAQEIGYPLVVRPSYVLGGRAMEIVHEQRDLERYMREAVKVSHDSPVLLDRFLNDAIEVDVDCLSDGSRTFIGGVMEHIEQAGVHSGDSACSLPPYSLSPETIAELKRQTALMAQGLNVVGLMNVQFAIQQQEIDGKLQDIVYVLEVNPRASRTVPFVSKATGLPLARIAARCMAGQTLDSQGIGSEVVPAYYSVKEAVFPFVKFPGVDTILGPEMKSTGEVMGVGRTFGEAFVKSQLGAGIKLPASGRVFLSVKNSDKPRAVQVAKDLVEMGFSVAATKGTAAAISAAGIPVTTVNKVVEGRPHVVDMIKNNEIALVINTVEEKRSAIVDSRAIRTSALAARVTTYTTIAGAEAAVEGMRHLDELHVYDLQGLHKTLH, via the coding sequence ATGCCTAAGCGTACCGACCTCAAAAGCATCCTGATCATTGGCGCCGGCCCGATCATCATCGGCCAGGCCTGCGAATTCGACTATTCCGGCGCGCAAGCCTGCAAGGCGCTGCGCGAAGAGGGCTACCACGTCATCCTGGTCAACAGCAACCCGGCCACCATCATGACCGACCCCGAGATGGCCGACGTCACCTACATCGAGCCCATCACGTGGCAAGTGCTCGAACGCATCATCGCCAAGGAATGCCCGGACGCCATCCTGCCCACCATGGGCGGCCAGACCGCGCTCAACTGCGCGCTCGATCTGCACCGGCACGGCGTGCTGGCCCGGTACGACGTCGAACTGATCGGCGCCTCGCCGGACGCCATCGACAAGGCCGAGGACCGCTCCCGCTTCAAGGAGGCGATGACGAAGATCGGTCTCGGCTCGGCCCGCTCCGGCGTGTCGCACACGCTGGAGGAATCGTGGGCGGTGCAGAAGGAACTGGGCTTTCCCGTCATCATCCGGCCCTCCTTCACCATGGGCGGCACCGGCGGCGGCATCGCCTACAACCCCGAGGAATTCGAGGCCATCTGCAAGCGCGGGCTGGAAGCCTCGCCCACCTCCGAACTGCTGATCGAGGAATCCCTGATCGGCTGGAAGGAGTTCGAGATGGAAGTCGTGCGCGACCGGGCCGACAACTGCATCATCGTCTGCTCGATCGAGAACCTCGACCCGATGGGCGTGCACACCGGCGACTCGATCACGGTGGCGCCGGCGCAGACCCTGACCGACAAGGAATACCAGATCATGCGCAACGCCTCGGTCGCGGTGCTGCGCGAGATCGGGGTCGATACCGGCGGCTCCAACGTGCAGTTCGCGATCAACCCGCAGGACGGGCGCATGATCGTGATCGAGATGAACCCGCGCGTGTCGCGCTCCTCGGCGCTGGCGTCGAAGGCCACCGGTTTCCCGATCGCCAAGGTCGCGGCGAAATTGGCGGTCGGCTTCACGCTCGACGAATTGCGCAACGACATCACCGGCGGTGCCACCCCGGCCTCGTTCGAACCGACCATCGACTACGTCGTCACCAAGATCCCGCGCTTTGCCTTCGAGAAATTCCCGCAGGCCGACAGCCATCTGACCACGCAGATGAAATCGGTCGGCGAAGTCATGGCGATCGGCCGCACCTTCCAGGAATCGTTCCAGAAGGCGCTGCGCGGCCTCGAAGTCGGGGTCGACGGCATGAACGAGAAGACCACCGACCGCGAAACCATCGAGGAGGAGCTGGGCGAACCGGGACCGGAACGCATCTGGTACGTCGGCGACGCCTTCGCCCAGGGCTTCAGTCTGGAGGAGGTGCACCAGCTGACGCACATCGACCCGTGGTTCCTGGTGCAGATCAAGGAAATCGTCGACATCGAGCTGTGGCTGGAAACGCAGACGCTGGACAGCCTCGACAAACCCACCCTGTTCCGCCTGAAGCAGAAGGGCTTCGCCGACCGCCGCCTGGCCCGGCTCCTGAAGACCAGCGACACCGCGGTGCGCGACAAGCGGCGCGCACTGGGCGTGCGCCCGGTCTACAAGCGGGTCGACACCTGCGCCGCCGAATTCGCCACCCGCACCGCCTACATGTACTCCACCTACGAGGAAGAGTGCGAATCGCAGCCGACCGGCAACAAGAAGATCATGGTGCTGGGCGGCGGCCCCAACCGCATCGGCCAGGGCATCGAGTTCGACTACTGCTGCGTGCACGCCGCGCTGGCCATGCGCGAGGACGGCTATGAAACCATCATGGTCAACTGCAACCCGGAAACCGTGTCCACCGACTACGACACCTCCGACCGCCTGTACTTCGAGCCGCTCACGCTGGAAGACGTGCTGGAAATCGTCGACAAGGAACATCCGGTCGGCGTCATCGTCCAGTACGGCGGCCAGACCCCGCTCAAGCTCGCGCTCGACCTCGAGGCCAACGGCGTGCCCATCATCGGCACCAGCCCCGACATGATCGACGCCGCCGAGGATCGCGAACGCTTCCAGCAGTTGCTGCACAAGCTCGGCCTGCGGCAGCCGCCCAACCGCACCGCGCGCACCGAGGCAGACGCCCTGCGCCTGGCGCAGGAGATCGGCTACCCGCTGGTGGTACGTCCCTCGTATGTGCTGGGCGGACGCGCGATGGAAATCGTGCACGAGCAGCGCGACCTCGAGCGCTACATGCGCGAGGCGGTCAAGGTCTCGCACGACTCGCCGGTGCTGCTCGACCGCTTCCTCAACGACGCCATCGAGGTCGACGTCGACTGCCTGTCCGACGGCAGCCGCACCTTCATCGGCGGCGTGATGGAACACATCGAGCAGGCCGGCGTGCACTCGGGCGACTCGGCCTGCTCGCTGCCGCCGTACTCGCTGTCGCCGGAGACGATCGCCGAACTCAAGCGCCAGACCGCGCTGATGGCGCAGGGCCTGAACGTGGTCGGCCTGATGAACGTGCAGTTCGCGATCCAGCAGCAGGAGATCGACGGCAAGCTGCAGGACATCGTGTACGTGCTGGAAGTCAACCCGCGCGCCTCGCGCACGGTGCCGTTCGTGTCCAAGGCCACCGGCCTGCCGCTGGCGCGGATCGCGGCGCGCTGCATGGCCGGGCAGACGCTCGACAGCCAGGGCATCGGCAGCGAAGTGGTGCCGGCCTACTACAGCGTCAAGGAAGCGGTGTTCCCGTTCGTCAAGTTCCCCGGGGTGGATACCATCCTCGGCCCCGAAATGAAGTCCACCGGCGAAGTCATGGGCGTGGGAAGGACCTTCGGCGAAGCCTTCGTCAAGTCGCAGCTCGGCGCCGGCATCAAGCTCCCCGCCTCCGGCCGTGTCTTTCTTTCCGTCAAGAACAGCGACAAGCCGCGTGCGGTGCAAGTCGCGAAAGACCTGGTTGAAATGGGCTTCTCGGTTGCGGCGACCAAAGGAACCGCCGCTGCGATCAGTGCTGCCGGCATCCCGGTCACGACCGTCAACAAGGTTGTCGAAGGCCGCCCGCATGTCGTTGACATGATCAAGAACAACGAGATTGCATTGGTCATCAACACGGTTGAGGAAAAGCGGTCTGCAATTGTGGACTCGCGCGCCATCCGGACGTCCGCACTTGCCGCACGTGTAACAACCTACACAACTATTGCCGGTGCAGAAGCCGCAGTGGAAGGCATGCGCCATCTTGATGAGCTGCATGTCTACGATTTACAAGGCCTGCATAAAACCTTACACTGA
- a CDS encoding GlcG/HbpS family heme-binding protein: MQSKQILTLDDVKKIAAAAEAEAKANNWAVTISIVDDGGHLLWLQRLDDAAPISADIAPAKAKTAALGRRESKIYEDMINNGRVSFITAPTLQGLLEGGVPIMVGGQCVGAVGVSGVKSSEDVQIAKAGIAALGV, from the coding sequence ATGCAATCGAAACAAATTCTGACGCTTGACGACGTCAAGAAAATCGCTGCTGCTGCAGAGGCGGAAGCGAAGGCAAACAACTGGGCAGTGACAATTTCCATCGTCGATGACGGCGGGCACCTTTTGTGGTTGCAACGTCTTGATGACGCGGCACCGATCTCTGCCGATATCGCTCCGGCAAAAGCCAAGACTGCTGCACTTGGTCGCCGCGAAAGCAAGATTTATGAAGACATGATCAACAATGGTCGCGTGTCCTTCATTACCGCGCCAACGCTGCAAGGCCTGCTTGAAGGCGGTGTGCCGATCATGGTTGGCGGCCAATGTGTTGGCGCAGTTGGTGTCTCTGGCGTGAAATCGTCGGAAGACGTGCAAATTGCGAAAGCAGGGATTGCAGCGCTGGGCGTCTGA
- a CDS encoding DUF4149 domain-containing protein gives MFWARTRLLIVTLWVGSLWTVGYLVAPTLFSTLPDRVLAGSIAGSLFRIEAWLSVACTVILLISVRWGGSNPNFTPTKPWIGLVLGMLACTLVGYFALQPFMAALREAAGPGGVMSSDARMQFGILHGISSGIYLMQSLLGVALVLKSK, from the coding sequence ATGTTCTGGGCGCGTACCAGGTTGCTGATTGTTACTCTGTGGGTCGGAAGCCTGTGGACGGTGGGATACCTGGTTGCACCGACCTTGTTTTCCACCTTGCCTGACAGAGTGCTGGCCGGCTCGATCGCCGGAAGTTTGTTTCGCATCGAGGCATGGCTATCGGTTGCCTGTACCGTCATATTGCTGATATCGGTGAGGTGGGGTGGCAGCAATCCGAATTTCACTCCGACCAAACCCTGGATCGGCCTGGTACTCGGCATGCTGGCTTGCACATTGGTCGGATATTTCGCCTTGCAGCCATTCATGGCGGCACTGCGAGAGGCGGCCGGGCCTGGGGGCGTAATGAGTTCCGACGCACGAATGCAATTTGGCATCCTGCACGGTATTTCAAGCGGTATCTATTTGATGCAGAGCCTGCTGGGTGTGGCTCTGGTGCTCAAATCGAAATAA
- a CDS encoding response regulator, whose protein sequence is MTANTSIDIHVKPRVLIADDSRIVRATLIKHIEGMFEFREALDGEQAWETLLVDPSIRVVITDLTMPKLDGYGLLQRIRASKVARIRDIPVVVVSGSDVQEERDRAKAAGATDLITKGIATPQLLSRLDILARLVSTQGEFERSLEALARNRANSTEAMDDLDSPELFRNQAGLLLANAIRNKRNFVILGIRIGLKHAGLEGLAACPPSSVVDAVGRLLRHTVRKSDRVARTGEAEFAVATGSINFDSARFFAQRVCQAIANANLSEHEQMSFVASCGVVSLSDFGNESDAVSLETLCEVARQRATLGLDHAITGVVGQEEEVALQSRPVDTSLLWLSARDGEVIQQKMTGSGDGCNADRPAAETLLQWLQEGRQDQVLPHLERLAADLQPLMELVLQQRK, encoded by the coding sequence ATGACCGCGAATACTTCCATCGATATTCATGTCAAGCCTCGTGTATTGATCGCGGACGATTCACGGATCGTGCGCGCGACGCTGATCAAGCATATCGAGGGTATGTTCGAATTTCGCGAGGCACTGGATGGCGAGCAGGCGTGGGAAACGCTGCTGGTCGATCCGAGCATCCGCGTCGTGATTACCGACCTCACCATGCCGAAGCTGGACGGTTATGGATTACTGCAAAGGATTCGTGCATCCAAAGTTGCCCGCATCCGCGATATTCCGGTGGTGGTGGTATCCGGCAGCGATGTGCAGGAAGAGCGTGATCGCGCGAAAGCCGCCGGTGCGACCGATTTGATTACAAAGGGTATCGCCACGCCGCAACTTCTTTCGAGGCTGGACATTCTGGCTCGGCTGGTCAGCACGCAAGGCGAATTTGAACGCAGCCTTGAGGCGCTTGCGCGCAATCGTGCAAATTCGACCGAGGCCATGGATGATTTGGACTCGCCTGAATTGTTCCGGAACCAGGCCGGGTTACTTCTTGCAAACGCAATCAGGAACAAGAGAAATTTTGTCATTCTTGGCATCCGCATCGGACTGAAGCATGCTGGTTTGGAAGGGCTTGCCGCATGTCCTCCATCAAGCGTTGTCGATGCGGTCGGTCGCCTGTTGCGTCATACCGTGCGCAAGAGCGATCGTGTGGCGAGGACAGGCGAGGCCGAATTTGCCGTCGCAACTGGAAGCATCAATTTCGATTCAGCCCGTTTTTTTGCGCAGCGTGTTTGTCAGGCAATTGCAAACGCGAATTTGAGCGAGCACGAGCAGATGTCATTTGTCGCGAGTTGCGGCGTCGTTTCGCTGTCTGATTTTGGAAACGAATCTGATGCGGTTTCGCTGGAGACATTATGCGAAGTCGCCCGCCAGCGTGCGACGCTCGGGTTGGATCACGCCATTACCGGCGTCGTCGGCCAGGAAGAAGAGGTAGCTCTCCAGTCGCGGCCGGTCGATACATCGCTGCTGTGGCTGTCTGCCAGGGATGGCGAGGTAATTCAACAAAAAATGACAGGAAGCGGTGACGGCTGCAATGCAGATCGCCCGGCGGCTGAAACATTGCTGCAATGGTTGCAAGAAGGTCGGCAGGATCAAGTGTTGCCGCATCTCGAAAGGCTGGCAGCAGACTTGCAACCATTGATGGAGCTTGTGTTGCAACAACGCAAGTAG
- the greA gene encoding transcription elongation factor GreA: protein MSTVPITKRGAELLKEELHRLKTKDRPAVINAISEARAQGDLSENAEYDAAKERQSFIEGRIAELEGKLGAAQIIDPELLDAEGRIVFASTVHLEDLESGQKVTYQIVGEDEADLKELKVSITSPIARALIGKYAGDVVEVQAPSGIREYEVLDVRYV from the coding sequence ATGAGCACAGTCCCGATTACAAAACGCGGCGCAGAACTGTTGAAGGAAGAACTGCATCGCCTGAAAACCAAAGACCGCCCGGCGGTGATTAATGCGATTTCCGAAGCACGCGCCCAAGGCGACCTGTCGGAAAACGCGGAATACGATGCAGCAAAAGAGCGCCAAAGCTTCATTGAAGGGCGCATTGCAGAACTCGAAGGCAAGCTGGGTGCGGCGCAGATTATTGATCCCGAACTGTTGGATGCCGAAGGCCGGATCGTGTTTGCTTCCACGGTTCATCTGGAAGATCTAGAGTCGGGGCAGAAGGTGACGTATCAGATCGTCGGAGAAGACGAGGCGGATCTCAAGGAATTGAAGGTGTCCATCACTTCCCCGATTGCCCGCGCATTGATCGGCAAATATGCCGGTGACGTGGTTGAAGTGCAAGCGCCCTCCGGCATCCGGGAATATGAAGTTCTTGACGTACGTTACGTTTGA